One genomic window of Arachis hypogaea cultivar Tifrunner chromosome 8, arahy.Tifrunner.gnm2.J5K5, whole genome shotgun sequence includes the following:
- the LOC112706120 gene encoding uncharacterized protein isoform X1 yields MDLMELWAIFGPGVAGAVFGAGWWIWLDAVVCSSTTVPFLHYLPGIFASLAALMFNCVRKEDIDYSPYDEGEWRLKLWLFVAYVVSFVSLAGAAGLLIQDSIDQSAPSVWTGVAGVLQCVFVLISGLVYWTSHPE; encoded by the exons ATGGACTTGATGGAGTTATGGGCAATCTTTGGCCCCGGCGTCGCCGGCGCTGTCTTCGGCGCCGGCTGGTGGATCTGGCTCGACGCCGTCGTCTGCAGCTCCACCACCGTCCCCTTCCTTCACTACCTTCCTG GAATTTTTGCATCTCTTGCGGCTCTGAtgttcaattgcgttagaaaagAAGACATTGATTATTCTCCCTACGATGAGGGCGAGTGGAG ACTAAAGCTATGGCTCTTCGTCGCATATGTTGTCTCCTTTGTTTCTTTAGCTGGAGCAGCCGGTCTACTAATCCAAGATTCAATAGATCAATCTGCCCCTTCAGTTTGGACAGGAGTTGCTGGTGTTTTGCAGTGTGTTTTTGTCTTGATCAG TGGACTGGTTTATTGGACTTCTCATCCTGAATAA
- the LOC112706120 gene encoding uncharacterized protein isoform X2, with translation MDLMELWAIFGPGVAGAVFGAGWWIWLDAVVCSSTTVPFLHYLPGIFASLAALMFNCVRKEDIDYSPYDEGEWSWSSRSTNPRFNRSICPFSLDRSCWCFAVCFCLDQWTGLLDFSS, from the exons ATGGACTTGATGGAGTTATGGGCAATCTTTGGCCCCGGCGTCGCCGGCGCTGTCTTCGGCGCCGGCTGGTGGATCTGGCTCGACGCCGTCGTCTGCAGCTCCACCACCGTCCCCTTCCTTCACTACCTTCCTG GAATTTTTGCATCTCTTGCGGCTCTGAtgttcaattgcgttagaaaagAAGACATTGATTATTCTCCCTACGATGAGGGCGAGTGGAG CTGGAGCAGCCGGTCTACTAATCCAAGATTCAATAGATCAATCTGCCCCTTCAGTTTGGACAGGAGTTGCTGGTGTTTTGCAGTGTGTTTTTGTCTTGATCAG TGGACTGGTTTATTGGACTTCTCATCCTGA